In Tenrec ecaudatus isolate mTenEca1 chromosome 5, mTenEca1.hap1, whole genome shotgun sequence, the following are encoded in one genomic region:
- the LOC142448738 gene encoding large ribosomal subunit protein eL43-like encodes MAKRTKKVGILGKYGTRYGASLRKMVKKIEISQHAKYTCSFCGKTKMKRHAVGIWHCGSCMKTVAGGAWTYNTTSAVTVKSAIRRLKELKDQ; translated from the coding sequence ATGGCCAAACGCACCAAGAAGGTCGGGATCCTGGGCAAATATGGGACCCGTTATGGCGCCTCCCTcaggaaaatggtgaagaaaattgaaatcagCCAACATGCCAAGTACACTTGCTCCTTCTGCGGCAAAACCAAGATGAAGAGACACGCCGTGGGCATCTGGCACTGCGGTTCCTGCATGAAGACAGTTGCCGGTGGGGCCTGGACCTACAATACCACCTCTGCTGTCACAGTAAAGTCTGCCATCAGAAGACTGAAGGAATTGAAAGACCAGTAG